The following proteins are encoded in a genomic region of Nymphalis io chromosome 8, ilAglIoxx1.1, whole genome shotgun sequence:
- the LOC126769847 gene encoding troponin C, isoallergen Bla g 6.0101-like isoform X2: protein MDDLDQSQIQMLKKAFDTFDQEKKGVISTDMIGTILDMLGHELDDETLSEIIQEYDVNGTGVLEFKEFCSLASRFMVEELDAEAMLAELREAFRLYDREGNGYITTEVLKEIFKELDNTLSNEDLESMITEIDTDGSGTVDFDEFLEVMTGE from the exons ATG gaCGATCTCGACCAAAGTCAGATACAAA tgcTGAAGAAGGCATTTGATACCTTCGATCAAGAGAAGAAAGGAGTCATCAGCACCGACATGATTGGTACAATTTTAGACATGCTGGGTCACGAATTAGACGATGAAACTCTGTCAGAAATTATTCAGGAATACGATGTAAAcg GTACTGGTGTTTTGGAATTCAAGGAATTTTGTTCATTAGCATCAAGATTCATGGTTGAGGAGTTAGACGCTGAAGCTATGCTGGCCGAACTAAGAGAGGCATTCCGGTTGTATGACAGagaag GCAATGGCTACATCACAACGGaagtattaaaagaaatattcaaaGAATTGGACAATACTTTATCAAATGAAGACTTAGAGTCAATGATAACAGAGATTGACACAGACGGATCAGGGACAGTTGATTTCGAtg aATTCCTTGAAGTAATGACtggtgaataa
- the LOC126769847 gene encoding troponin C, isoallergen Bla g 6.0101-like isoform X1 has protein sequence MLISYIITNYVILISFPFVYLQDDLDQSQIQMLKKAFDTFDQEKKGVISTDMIGTILDMLGHELDDETLSEIIQEYDVNGTGVLEFKEFCSLASRFMVEELDAEAMLAELREAFRLYDREGNGYITTEVLKEIFKELDNTLSNEDLESMITEIDTDGSGTVDFDEFLEVMTGE, from the exons atgttgatttcatatattataacgaaTTATGTTATTCTTATATCTTTtccatttgtttatttacaggaCGATCTCGACCAAAGTCAGATACAAA tgcTGAAGAAGGCATTTGATACCTTCGATCAAGAGAAGAAAGGAGTCATCAGCACCGACATGATTGGTACAATTTTAGACATGCTGGGTCACGAATTAGACGATGAAACTCTGTCAGAAATTATTCAGGAATACGATGTAAAcg GTACTGGTGTTTTGGAATTCAAGGAATTTTGTTCATTAGCATCAAGATTCATGGTTGAGGAGTTAGACGCTGAAGCTATGCTGGCCGAACTAAGAGAGGCATTCCGGTTGTATGACAGagaag GCAATGGCTACATCACAACGGaagtattaaaagaaatattcaaaGAATTGGACAATACTTTATCAAATGAAGACTTAGAGTCAATGATAACAGAGATTGACACAGACGGATCAGGGACAGTTGATTTCGAtg aATTCCTTGAAGTAATGACtggtgaataa